A segment of the Camelus bactrianus isolate YW-2024 breed Bactrian camel chromosome 22, ASM4877302v1, whole genome shotgun sequence genome:
CACCAGGCACCTGGGCCCCCCCCCAACCCTCCTGGTGCGGGTGTCTCCCCccttccacctccctccctcctgcctccctcctctcctctccctgctgtctctccatttctcccttcctctgcctcttgCTGTCTCCCCGCTTTGTCTTTCTGTCACCTCCTCCCCCCCTTCTTTGTCTCTGGAacccccccacccgcccccatTTCGCGCTCTCTGTCTCCCCCCACGCAGTACTACGAGATGTCCTACGGCTTGAACATTGAGATGCACAAGCAGGTACtcctcttcccccccccccgcccacttCAGCACCCCCAGGCAGGTAGGAGCCCGCCCCACCCCTTGGCTGAGCACCAAGTCCTTGCTGGTATCCTGTTACCTCTGAAGCccccctcttttctttctcaggcCTCCCTGGGAGGTTTATCTCCCtaagggggaggggcagagacttTCTAGGACCTGCCACCCCTACCATTGTCTCCCCCTTGTGATGGTGGGAGGAGGGTGACCTGTGCCAACACACCATGGGACCCCCAGATTGCCCCTTGCCCTCCAGCCTCGCTCTTGCCATCTGTGCCCTGACGAAGCCAAAATCGGGTGTATCATGGGATAACGACGccagctgcccccacccaccctccctccctcccttggagCCATCACCACCTACCAGGCCCCAAGTGGCTGGGCCTGGATTCCGTCCACACTGTGCCCTTAGCAGCAGGGCAGAGAACCAGACTCCGATGCCCCTTTTGCCACTGGGTGCCCATGGGCCTGATGAGTTGCTCCGACCCTGGGCCGAGCTGGCCCCCTCTTAGATTAGACAGAACCCCCGGGCCTCCTGGGGCTGGTCTGCACCTGCCCGGAAGCCCGCCCGGGGCTGAGACGTCTGCGTGTTCCAGGCTGAAATCGTCAAGAGGCTGAATGGGATATGTGCCCAGGTCCTGCCCTACCTTTCCCAAGAGGTGAGTGGAGCCCCCAGGGctgcggggaggaggagggagatggaCTTTGAACTTTCCCCCGCCCTCTCCACTGCAGCATCTGGTGCTGGGTGCCCTGGGGCACACGCCTTCGCTCTCTGGACCTCCCAGCCACCAGCTAGCCTGTGGAGAATTCCCCAGGCTGGAGAAACCCCAGAGGTGCAGGGCAGTGAAGGGAGGGGCCTCACCCTGCTGTGGAATTCCCAGCCCGAGTGAgtcatttcactgtaaaaatgtcaGCTACGCAGACGCACCAAGAATTGTGTTCCCTGCCTTGCTTCTGCCTCTCACCCTCCTGAGATTCATCTTCAGGGCCCTGCCGGCCACTCCTGGCCCAGGACAAGAGGATATATGGCAAGGCGCTCCTCACAGACGCGGATGGACAGACACAGACTTGCACAGGtgcaacacacacagacacacaggtgcacacagaaGCACAGATGTGCAAACAGAATGATGCAGACACGCAGACACCCAAGTGGACACACAGCTGCCCACAGAGGCAGACGCACTCACACCCCCGGGGGAACCAGGTACCCAGCTCTTCCTCATCTGCCTCCTGGACGTCTAAGACCTTTGGTGTGAGgcccactccacacacacacacacacacacgtctggGTCACATAAGGCCCATCTCCTCTCTGCCAGATTTACTGTTGGTAATTCACCgtttcctcctccatccctgcccATATCTCGGGGTCTTTCAAGTGATGCCCAGGGACAGTTCCAGGCGGACACCATGAAAGCCTCCAAGAAGGGGGTTCCTGGAACCCTGAAGACCTAGGCTGTGGTTTCCTTTCATGACAGGCTTCCTGGTagccaaggcaaaaaaaaaaaaaaaaaaaaaggaacctggCAGATTCTAGCATCTGATGGCAGGAGAGACAGATTTTCAGggagggctggggatgggggcagggattGCTCTGAACCTAGACTTCTACCCCAGCCCAGAGGAGAATTCACTGGGCCTTCCCCAGCTGTGGAAGAAGAGGTGCTTAAATGAGCAGATCTCAGAGCACAGCCTCTGAGCTCTTAGGACCAGGACTTGCCTGTCTGGTTGGCCAGGTTGTACACTGCACTGTTACACTGCACGTGGCATTGGATAGGTCATGGTCTGGGGTTTCTCAGACGCACCTGCAGGCTTTTTCCCAAGATTATGGTACCAGCTCCTTGGGGTCTTCTGTGCATCTCCATTTctcccattttctagatgaacAGACTAAGGCCTGGGGAAAGGAAGTAACTGGAAAGAAGGAGATTTCGGGGTTGGGGGGCAGCTGGGAAGCCCTGGAGAGGGAGGGCTCCCACAGCCCAGATGGGTGTGTGGCTCCTGCTGGGCTCTGTGCCACAGCCCCCAGCAAGATCAGGGCGACTCATTTTACtcatctccaccccacccccttccagCACCAGCAGCAGGTCTTGGGAGCCATCGAGAGAGCTAAGCAGGTCACTGCTCCTGAGCTGAACTCCATCATCCGAGTATGTCGGGATCTTGGCgggtgtggagggagggagggagggccagaGGTGGCTGACactccccttcctctgcccctgcaGCAGCAGCTCCAAGCCCACCAGCTGTCCCAGCTGCAGGCTCTGGCCCTGCCCCTGACCCCACTGCCTGTGGGGCTGCAGCCCCCTTCGCTGCCGGCGGTCAGCGCAGGCACCGGCCTCCTCTCGCTGTCGGCGCTGGGCTCCCAGGCCCACCTCTCCAAGGAAGACAAGAACGGGCATGACGGCGACACCCACCAGGAGGATGACGGCGAGAAGTCCGATTAgtgggctgtgggggtggggaggtgggggtgggcaaaGGGAGATAGACACGGAGAGAGGGACTTTCAGTGCAAGACACATCGTAGCTCGGGATTGGCCAAACGCTGGTAATGTTTATGGTAGCTGCCTGCTGGGGCCCTCGCCCTGCACGTGTGCCACCCCCTGGCTTTCCTCCTACACCCGGActcctggcctccctcctcctcccctgcagcCGGAATGGGCGCATACCTGCTCATACCGCAGATGAGGCAAGCTGAGGCCTGGAGGCGCAAGTGGGAGGCCAGGTCAGAAGGGAGCAAAGCCTCATGAGGTCCAACCCCGCTACCCCGCACCTCCCCGATTCACACACGTGTAACTGACAGTCTGCCCGCCGGGGACCCTCCTGGCACACCCGGCCTCCCACCCCGGCACTGCATGCAAACACAACGCTAGCCGCCCCTTCCCGCCACCCTGGGCGTCCTGCGTCCCCCCTTCTGCCCACTCACCCTCTGCTGGTCCCCACACCCACCTGGTCCTCTCCCCTCGCCCATGAAAGAGGGGCCGGGACAAAACGCGCTTagcctggggagcagggtggggccgGAGACCCAGAAttccctttctccccttcccGAATAAAGATGAGGGTACTCAAGTtgtcttggtttttattttattttcccccctttttccaGTATACTAGCTTGTCTTTTAAGAAaagggatattaaaaaaaaaaaaaaagacaaaaaaatgttaaaaaaaaaaaaaagcaacacccACACCTGTGTCTGTATATAGCCTTTTAGACTGTCAGCTTTTGTTGTGTTCAGTCGTTTGATCTCTACAGAGAGAAGTAAAAATGCTGTATTGAGGGTGGGCTTAGCTGTGCCTTTCAAATAAAGACGTGAGAAGGTTGGTTGCCGTGTTCCTGCCTCTGTGTTGCGGGCTGCTCGAGCTGTCTGCCTTCTGCGGGGAGGAGGGCTTCCTTCAAGTCTGAGCCCCCTTCTCTGTTACGAGGGGGTATTCAGAGTCCTAGCGGAGTGGGACTCCCCAGCTTGACTCATAGCCCAGAGAGGGTAGGCTGAGGTGCTTGGTCACACAGCACCGCCTAGGTGCTTGTGGTCTAGCCAGCTGTTTagacaggcaggcagaggggCTCAGAAGAGCTAGGGGGTCGCAGAGCTGGTTAAGTGGAGCTGGTTTCTGAGTCCCAAGCCAAGGGGCTCCTGAAGAACATTCCTCACCCTAGAGACAGGATGTTGAGACTGGAATCCGCCCCCACTGCACATACACAGATCCCTTTTTCTAGATCAGAGAAACAGACCCCCAGTCGGACCTCAACCCTCCAAGGACCACTTAGAGGCTGCTCTCACCCCACTGCATCCAAGATGGACCACCCCCTGGGGGACCGAGAAGGAAAGGTGATTTCCCTGGTGCACCTGGCATTTGAGCCAAGAACTTAAGGCTGTCCACTCAGGATATAGAGGGGAGTGGGGGCTGCCATCCTAACTTTGCAAGATCTATGCAAGGGCTGCGTGGCATAGAAATCACACCCTCAAGGAGCTGGGAGCGCCAAGGAGGTCCAAGGACATCTCACCTGCCTTCCCAATCCAGTGGGAGCCAAGGGCACAAGGAGGGAtggagtgagagagggagggatgatgacagaggaggcagagaggggacaggggTAACTCTCCTACTgggtcccacccctcccccactgcagtGAAAGCACCTCCCAAAATGCCCGTGTGACAGGGTCACTGCCTGCTTAACATTCATCCTTGTGTTGACAATCAGAACTCACCTCTGCCACTTGGGGAGTGTAAATTGTTACATCCACCTCAGAAGGCTGTTTGGTACCCAGCAATTCCCCTGAATTTGGATGCTGGGTCCATCCAACAGAAATGCCACTGAAGTGTTGAGAGCAGCTGTAGTTAGTCATcattgccccaaactggaaaccaccAGCTGTCCATCAAGGGTAGGATGGATATGCTGTGATGTTAGTTGCCTGTGGAATATTATGCGGCCAGGAAAAGGGAGAGGCCACTGCACTCAACACCATGCGTCTTGCACACCTAACACTGAACAAAAGAAGCTGGTACAAAACAGTAcatgctgtgtgattccatttatctaaagaaaaaaacaggccCCAGTGACTTATAGTATCAGATGTCATGGGGTTATCTTTGAGGAAGGGACAAAAGCAACTTCTAAGGGTAATGGTAACTTGGGGATTGATTACATGAGTGTGTTCACTTTGTGACAATTCATTGAATTGTTCACTTAGAACCTGTACACTTTTTTATGTGTtctatttcacaatttttttttaattatcctttattatcttctttttggggggtggtaattaggcttacttattttatttatttattttaatggaagtactgaggattgaatccaggacctcaagcatgctaagcatgcactctaccactatgctatatcctccccctatttcacaattaaaaaaaaaattactttaaaatagacTATCTTTGGCCTCCCTGATCCTTGGAATAAATTCTAGGCCCAGGGGACCCTGAGGGCCGGTCCTGCTACCTACACCTCTCGTCATTCCTCCTGCAGCCATGTTGAAACATCTTGCTGTTCCTTGCCTGGaggactttgcacatgctgttccttctgcctggaacagtgtttttttttccccctctcccacGTTCTAATCCCACAGATTAGACTAAGACTCCTAGCAATCACTTCTGAAGGCCGCTCTGAACTTGGCCCCAAAGCAAGATTCTTTGATACTCCCCAGACCGAGGCCTACACAAATTCCAAGTGGAAAGGGACCAGCAGCTGTTATTAATATGTCACACAATGGCTCCTGGCATGCAGTCTCCAGggtgggtttaaatcctggctcttccTCTCACAGCAGAGCGATCCAGGGAAGTGGCTTCACCACTCTGGATCTtggtttccctatctgtaaaacgGGTATAACCACAGAACCCACTGTTGTCACGAAGATGGATCATATTATTTACAATCACAGCCTGGCacagttatttattcattcactgagcccccactcccagccccagcaACACAGCAGGGACCAGGACAGACATACGTCCCTGCCCTTGTGGCTGGGGTAGACAGATGCATTAGGAAAACACAACATGTGTCAGCGGGTATGTGGGTAGAGACCAAGGCCGAGAAGGGATGGGGGAGTGAGGCCAGTGAAGTCACTTGTCTGATCTGTTTCTGGGAAACTGTTCAGAGGATTAGCAGAAAGCTGGCAAGGGCTTACCAGCCATCagctgatattattattattattactgatgtTGCTGGCAGATGAAGGGCGCTGGGGTGGGGGGCCTCACAAGGCTGACAGTGTCCCCCTCAGGAGTCTTCTCCTAAGAAGGAGGGGCCTGCCCAGCCACGGACAGGTCTGTGACCTGGGGTCTCTCTGGGCCTCGGAGCCTCATCCCGCCCGGTGGGCTCGGTCCCCAGGTCCCCCGAGGAGTCCGCAGCGGGGCGCGTGACCAGGAGGTCCTGGGAGGGCCCGATCTCGGCCAGGAAGCTGGGGCGGGCGGAGGTGCGGTCTCCAGAGCCCTCCTCCCCGCCGCGGCCTCCCGCGCTTAACGACCGCGCCGCCGGCAACCTCGGCTAATTGATCCGCTAATGGGCCCCGCTCCGCGGCCGCGCCTAATGAGgcgggaggatggggaggaggggacggTGGGAGacagtggaggggaggagggggagaagagggaggaagggaggggagaagaggagggagagatagAGGACGGAGAGaaaggggggggaggggagagaacggaggggagggcggggggaggagggagggccagagggaagggagggggttaaggaaaggagggaggagggaaagcagaggacgggggtggggatgggaaggagggaagtAAGGGAGTGAAGGGgccttgggggagggagggagatcgTGGGGAGGGACGGAGAAACTCCGGAGGGGGCGGGGGATGAGGGGGTAGCCAGCGCTGTGCCCCCAGCTCCTTGGGCACAGGACTTGAAGGAGAGGAGCAGAGGGGACTGGGTGCACCCATCCCCAGTCCCCCTCCCAGACCCTCGCCCTTTCTGGGAGTACCCTTTCCAGCACCCTCCCTGTTTCCTGGGGTCTTTCCAGGGAGGGATCTGTGTGCATGGAGGGTGTACAGGTCCCTGACTCACTCTGATGTCCCCGCTGTCCTCAGTGCTGGAGTCTCACAGCCCAGCCCCTAGAgccaggcccacctcctcctcctagAGGTGTCCAGGACTAACAGATTCCCCAGCCAGGGAGAAAAAAAGTCCTCTGAAGGCCAGTGAGGACTAGGACATGACACATTAAACATTCACCACCCAGGCGGGCCAGGTACATCTGCCGCCTGAAATATTGATGTGGTCTTCCTCCTCCCAGAGTCAACTGCCTCTGTGTTTGTGGCTTGAACTTGGATTTGGAGGAGAATCAAAAAGGAGCTGCGGTGACAGTGAAATCGGGGATCTTGGAATGACCGTACACTCTCCCCATTGTGCAGACAGGAAAACCGAGGCCAGTCGAAGGGCAGGAAGTTGTCAAAGTCACAAAAGAAGGCAGGGCTGCAGCCAATCTCCTGCTCTCTGCTGGGCCAAACCAGAAATAATCAGGAAGGCAGAGCAAATCATATGGATAAGAGAAATCACAAACAGCTGCGATTTGCTGAGCATCTGTTATCCTCTGGCTTTGACTCAAGGCTTCAAGGGCATCTCTCAATTAATTATTGAAGATGACCGGTGAAGGAAGAaccattttatggataaggaaactgaggcttgagacTCAAAGTGACTTCCCCAGGGGCACCCAGCCACGGAACTTGGATTCTGACACAGGAAGTTCCAAGCTGCCAGGTCCTGATGTTAGCCATTTTgaaaagagaaggagaagctTCTGGACCCAGTGGCAGGTGGGCAGAGCTGTggcctctccccttgctcaggGCCTTCACTCTAATTGGGCTCCTTTTCGTGTCTGAGGGTGACCAAGCCTGGTGCCACCTCTgggcctctccctctgcctggaacacactGTCCCCAAAGCCACTGCACTCCttaccacccccacctcctgcttgCTTTATCTGCACGGCATTGATCGCTTTAAA
Coding sequences within it:
- the TLE5 gene encoding TLE family member 5, producing MMFPQSRHSGSSHLPQQLKFTTSDSCDRIKDEFQLLQAQYHSLKLECDKLASEKSEMQRHYVMYYEMSYGLNIEMHKQAEIVKRLNGICAQVLPYLSQEHQQQVLGAIERAKQVTAPELNSIIRQQLQAHQLSQLQALALPLTPLPVGLQPPSLPAVSAGTGLLSLSALGSQAHLSKEDKNGHDGDTHQEDDGEKSD